One genomic region from Calditrichota bacterium encodes:
- a CDS encoding HAD family phosphatase yields MIKTIFFDLGGVVVNVHFDQAVQRLAKFSPYEPAEIEQLMLESPETKKYELGLTTTRDYARWALQALRLKMDEEQFVRVFSDIFTPKQDVVQLITQLDGRLQVGVISNTNVAHYEWIAGHIEAVAGMQPAVLSFREHLAKPDPEIFSLALARAGCAPAEAVFIDDLEPNVLAARSVGMAAFVYQGRDELVEQLRALGIALQ; encoded by the coding sequence ATGATCAAGACCATCTTCTTTGACCTTGGGGGAGTAGTGGTCAACGTCCACTTCGATCAAGCGGTGCAGCGGCTGGCAAAGTTCAGTCCGTATGAACCTGCGGAGATTGAGCAACTCATGCTTGAGTCGCCGGAGACGAAGAAATACGAGCTCGGTCTGACCACCACCAGAGACTACGCCCGCTGGGCGCTGCAGGCCCTCAGACTCAAGATGGACGAGGAGCAATTCGTGCGCGTCTTCAGCGACATCTTCACCCCTAAGCAGGATGTCGTCCAGCTCATCACCCAGTTGGATGGTCGCCTCCAGGTCGGCGTCATCAGCAATACCAACGTGGCGCACTACGAGTGGATTGCCGGGCACATCGAGGCGGTGGCTGGCATGCAGCCCGCCGTGCTCTCGTTCCGCGAGCACCTGGCCAAACCAGACCCGGAGATATTCTCGCTCGCCTTGGCTCGGGCTGGCTGTGCTCCCGCTGAGGCGGTGTTCATCGACGACCTTGAACCCAATGTGCTCGCTGCTCGCTCGGTGGGCATGGCCGCGTTCGTCTATCAGGGCCGCGATGAGCTGGTAGAACAGCTTCGCGCGTTGGGGATAGCGCTCCAATAG
- a CDS encoding sugar phosphate isomerase/epimerase: MKLGIVSDEISLDFKEAVSHGLSWGIEDYELRCVRSGRVPCISEADLQTILAMKKERGINITAVSPGMFKLTLHDREGLQREIGKVFDDSMALAERVGTNLIITFGIMRAAGDEDGYQQVLDLFGQLTRRAEEHGFVLAVENEPGFWCDTGSGTARVLQAINSPHLMANWDPGNSFTGGERPYPDGYRAIRDWVINMHIKDYVTTPEGPKAVAVGQGEIDYTGQLKELARDRALHHVTLETHCEPLLEKSRQSAEWLQRTLASL, encoded by the coding sequence ATGAAACTCGGCATTGTCTCGGACGAAATCAGCCTGGACTTCAAGGAGGCGGTATCCCATGGGCTAAGTTGGGGTATCGAGGATTATGAGCTCCGCTGTGTGCGCAGTGGGCGGGTGCCGTGCATCAGCGAGGCGGACTTGCAGACCATCTTAGCCATGAAGAAGGAACGCGGCATCAACATCACTGCCGTGTCGCCTGGCATGTTCAAGCTGACCCTGCACGACCGGGAAGGCCTGCAGCGGGAAATCGGCAAGGTATTCGACGACTCGATGGCTCTGGCCGAGCGGGTAGGCACCAATCTCATCATTACCTTCGGTATCATGCGCGCGGCAGGCGACGAAGATGGCTACCAACAGGTGCTGGACCTCTTCGGCCAACTCACGCGACGTGCCGAGGAACACGGCTTCGTCTTGGCGGTGGAAAACGAACCAGGCTTCTGGTGTGATACCGGCAGCGGGACCGCCCGTGTACTGCAAGCCATCAACTCCCCCCACCTCATGGCCAACTGGGACCCGGGCAACTCCTTTACCGGCGGCGAACGGCCCTATCCCGACGGCTACCGTGCCATTCGCGATTGGGTGATCAACATGCACATCAAGGACTATGTGACCACGCCAGAGGGGCCAAAGGCGGTGGCCGTTGGCCAAGGGGAAATCGACTACACCGGGCAATTGAAGGAGCTGGCGCGCGATCGCGCCCTGCACCACGTCACCTTGGAGACCCACTGCGAACCACTCTTGGAGAAATCCCGGCAAAGTGCTGAATGGTTGCAACGTACCTTGGCTTCACTGTGA
- a CDS encoding carbohydrate ABC transporter substrate-binding protein has protein sequence MRSASLAGICHLLISTFLAGGCSTNRPDNPGGDWRWKEPPLYGRSLNPGRPHLIQVAAGEYRPGARPQAVGPPLRALRELADEYERLHPEVTIEFLTQLMLLGGSEGEWVRTQLLGGVAPEIVQLNTEAVWPDIEQNKGWWVALDPYLDRPNPYVPGNEHWRDLFAMRPLTEAKRAPDGKLYCVVYDLVETGIFYNQDMFARLNLKLPRTWPEFLTLQETLASAGYIPMVIATYMHYDWAQDLMFDQCYFELLDVIDYKKASPLEEAYYQGYLMPEELCWLMKKGWFAPDNPRFREVWRLLREWRTYWQRDLATTDGARLFLTQKAAMFWNGSWFVRRLLLDPMVNFRWGVFYPPPIDRDHSPYCCGVDQCVIGGAGMQFHVTRRAIDDRELDLVIDFLMFLTTPENNARVVNEAGLFVPHIVGAPLPPALAPFAEIVTRRYCTTKWNYSLGHRFTDHHQRMIELYLQDGISLDGLMQEMGRYFRETAERLIAENGWPEPKGLPEWSPEVETRLLSARRAP, from the coding sequence GTGAGAAGTGCCAGCCTGGCAGGTATATGCCACTTGCTCATCAGCACCTTTCTCGCAGGTGGGTGCAGCACCAATCGCCCGGACAACCCCGGCGGAGATTGGCGGTGGAAGGAACCGCCCCTGTACGGACGCTCCCTGAACCCGGGAAGACCCCACCTCATCCAGGTGGCGGCGGGAGAGTATCGCCCTGGCGCCCGGCCACAGGCGGTGGGGCCGCCTCTGCGCGCATTACGGGAGCTGGCAGACGAATACGAACGTTTGCACCCTGAGGTAACCATCGAATTCCTCACGCAGCTCATGTTGCTGGGAGGTTCAGAGGGAGAGTGGGTGCGGACGCAGCTCCTCGGCGGCGTGGCCCCCGAAATCGTTCAGCTCAATACTGAGGCAGTATGGCCCGACATTGAGCAGAACAAAGGCTGGTGGGTGGCACTGGACCCTTACCTTGACCGCCCCAATCCCTATGTGCCAGGCAACGAACATTGGCGCGACCTCTTCGCCATGCGCCCACTCACCGAGGCCAAACGCGCACCGGATGGCAAACTCTACTGCGTGGTCTACGACCTGGTAGAGACCGGTATCTTCTACAACCAGGACATGTTCGCCCGTCTCAACCTCAAGCTGCCACGCACCTGGCCGGAGTTTCTCACTCTCCAAGAGACGCTCGCGTCGGCCGGCTACATCCCCATGGTCATTGCCACGTACATGCACTACGACTGGGCCCAAGACCTCATGTTTGACCAGTGCTACTTCGAGCTGTTGGACGTAATCGACTACAAGAAGGCATCGCCGCTGGAAGAAGCATACTACCAGGGCTACCTCATGCCGGAGGAGTTGTGCTGGTTGATGAAGAAGGGGTGGTTTGCCCCGGACAACCCTCGCTTTCGCGAGGTCTGGCGCCTGCTGCGGGAATGGCGGACCTATTGGCAGCGTGACCTCGCCACCACCGACGGCGCTCGCCTGTTTCTCACCCAAAAGGCGGCAATGTTCTGGAACGGCTCCTGGTTCGTGCGTCGCCTGCTGCTCGACCCAATGGTCAACTTCCGCTGGGGTGTCTTCTACCCGCCGCCCATTGACAGGGACCACTCCCCGTATTGCTGTGGCGTGGACCAGTGCGTCATCGGCGGGGCGGGAATGCAATTCCACGTGACCCGGCGCGCCATCGACGACCGTGAGCTGGACTTGGTGATTGACTTTCTCATGTTCCTGACCACACCGGAGAATAACGCCCGCGTGGTGAACGAGGCGGGGCTCTTTGTGCCACACATCGTGGGCGCACCACTCCCTCCGGCGTTGGCCCCTTTCGCGGAAATCGTCACCAGGCGCTATTGCACCACGAAATGGAACTACTCCCTTGGCCATCGCTTTACCGACCACCACCAGCGCATGATCGAGCTCTACTTGCAGGACGGCATCAGCCTGGATGGGCTGATGCAGGAGATGGGTCGCTATTTCCGCGAAACAGCCGAACGCCTGATCGCCGAGAACGGCTGGCCAGAGCCTAAGGGGCTCCCTGAGTGGTCGCCTGAGGTAGAAACCCGCCTGCTCTCGGCAAGGAGGGCGCCATGA
- a CDS encoding sugar ABC transporter permease, with translation MTRRAPRGIYLALLPSFALLAVFNYWPIVSAFFHSFYRWDPGGVEEYTGLSNFARLMHDAVMWKAFANLALVIGANLTIKLAVPLAVAVLIFHLRREAWRYFYRVLFVVPMVVPAMVVTLLWQFVYADGGLLAALLQALGLNNFIKGWLSNPQAALGALIGVGFPFVSGFALLVFYAGLLNIPDSVLESARLEGAGWWRRFWRIELPLLLGQMRVIVVLTMIGTMQGYELFLILTRGGPGYTTMVPGLWMYLCGFSFNEMGYACSIGVVLFLAMLGLTVLNLRFMKQEEIA, from the coding sequence ATGACACGACGGGCTCCTCGGGGTATCTATTTGGCGCTGTTGCCGAGCTTTGCGCTGCTCGCCGTGTTCAACTACTGGCCGATCGTCAGCGCTTTTTTCCACAGTTTCTATCGGTGGGACCCCGGCGGCGTTGAGGAATACACCGGGCTCAGCAACTTCGCCCGCCTCATGCACGACGCCGTCATGTGGAAGGCCTTCGCGAACCTCGCGCTGGTTATTGGGGCCAACCTTACTATCAAGCTTGCCGTGCCGCTGGCAGTGGCGGTGTTGATCTTCCACTTACGCCGCGAAGCTTGGCGCTATTTCTACCGTGTGCTCTTTGTGGTGCCAATGGTGGTGCCGGCCATGGTGGTCACTTTGCTGTGGCAGTTTGTCTATGCAGACGGTGGGCTCCTGGCAGCACTGCTGCAGGCATTGGGGCTCAACAACTTCATCAAAGGATGGCTCAGTAACCCGCAAGCGGCCCTTGGAGCGCTGATTGGCGTGGGGTTCCCCTTTGTCTCCGGGTTTGCCCTGCTGGTCTTCTACGCGGGCCTGCTTAACATCCCCGATTCGGTGTTAGAATCTGCGCGGTTGGAAGGAGCTGGTTGGTGGCGTCGCTTCTGGCGCATCGAGCTGCCGCTGCTCCTGGGGCAAATGCGGGTAATCGTGGTGCTGACGATGATCGGCACCATGCAAGGCTATGAGCTTTTCCTCATCCTCACCCGCGGCGGACCGGGCTACACGACGATGGTGCCTGGTCTGTGGATGTACTTGTGCGGCTTCTCGTTCAACGAGATGGGCTACGCCTGCAGCATTGGGGTGGTGCTCTTCCTGGCGATGTTGGGGCTCACGGTGCTCAACTTGCGCTTCATGAAACAGGAGGAGATCGCGTGA
- a CDS encoding DUF1858 domain-containing protein, whose product MDGDTSIEDLVSRYPRSVRFLMEKGIKCLACGEPIWGTVASSARAKGFSEVQIQALVQELNKFISEG is encoded by the coding sequence GTGGACGGGGACACGTCAATCGAAGACCTGGTGAGTCGCTATCCGCGCTCGGTGCGCTTTCTCATGGAGAAGGGCATCAAGTGCCTGGCCTGCGGCGAGCCAATATGGGGCACGGTGGCCAGCAGCGCCCGCGCCAAAGGGTTTTCTGAGGTGCAGATTCAGGCTCTGGTTCAGGAACTGAACAAGTTCATCAGCGAAGGGTGA
- a CDS encoding peptidylprolyl isomerase: MKRIGVSILLVVMTFAACTRPRTEKLQPNTAAYALASDLSKSLPFLDPNKNRTLVKTRYFRVTTADVMQYLVNKMGDSAGSLRTMQLERVKETVMRTAESLAEQRLLLRAAQREGISVTPSQVDSVLQSQYERFGGAEQYALLLQRSGVSLDFLRNDAHNSLLVARYLDRVLAPIITPTEEEIRQAYEEERYATIRHILFLTEGHVEEEKPEIRARAEAILARARAGEDMAELARLYSEDDETKDKGGVVVDVPRGEMLEPLDQAAFSLPIGEVSGLIEVPYGYHILQVVERKKDPRPLEEMRPALVSECKARKRVPAYQQLMTKLHKEARWRVAKV, from the coding sequence ATGAAGCGTATCGGCGTGAGCATCCTGTTGGTGGTAATGACCTTTGCGGCTTGTACGAGACCTCGCACGGAGAAACTGCAACCCAATACTGCCGCCTATGCGTTGGCGAGCGACCTGAGCAAGTCCCTGCCCTTCCTCGATCCGAACAAGAACCGCACCTTGGTCAAGACGCGCTATTTCCGGGTGACTACTGCAGACGTGATGCAGTATCTGGTCAACAAAATGGGCGATAGCGCCGGGAGTCTGCGTACCATGCAGCTGGAGCGGGTTAAGGAGACCGTCATGCGCACCGCCGAGTCTTTGGCTGAACAGCGTCTGCTGCTCCGCGCCGCACAAAGGGAAGGCATCTCTGTGACGCCGTCTCAGGTGGACAGCGTGCTACAGTCCCAGTATGAGCGCTTCGGGGGTGCAGAGCAATACGCCTTGCTCCTGCAGCGCTCCGGCGTGAGCCTCGACTTTCTGCGGAACGACGCCCACAACTCGCTCTTGGTGGCTCGCTATCTGGACCGCGTCTTGGCACCAATCATCACGCCCACGGAGGAGGAAATCCGCCAGGCGTACGAGGAAGAGCGCTATGCAACGATCCGCCACATCCTTTTCCTGACTGAGGGACACGTGGAAGAAGAAAAGCCGGAGATCCGAGCCAGGGCGGAGGCAATTTTGGCACGTGCCCGCGCAGGCGAGGACATGGCGGAGTTGGCCCGTCTCTACTCTGAGGACGATGAAACCAAGGACAAAGGGGGGGTGGTGGTGGACGTGCCCCGGGGGGAGATGCTTGAGCCACTTGACCAAGCGGCGTTCTCGCTTCCCATAGGGGAGGTTAGCGGCCTGATCGAAGTGCCCTACGGCTATCACATCCTGCAAGTGGTCGAGCGGAAGAAGGACCCGCGTCCCTTGGAAGAGATGCGCCCGGCGCTGGTGAGCGAGTGCAAGGCCAGGAAGCGGGTGCCAGCCTACCAGCAGCTGATGACTAAGCTGCACAAGGAAGCGCGTTGGCGCGTGGCCAAAGTGTGA
- a CDS encoding OsmC family protein: protein MRAVVRQVQGLSFMGKADSNHWVAMDASQKVGGSDAGSRPMELVLMALAGCTGMDVASILEKMRVKLDDFWMELEADQSAEHPKVFTAIHLKYVFVGDDVPREAVDRAIELSQSTYCSVSAMLRKACDISTEVEIRQSNKNRR, encoded by the coding sequence ATGCGGGCAGTGGTCAGACAGGTACAAGGACTCAGCTTCATGGGCAAGGCGGATTCGAACCATTGGGTGGCGATGGACGCTTCCCAGAAGGTCGGGGGCAGCGACGCCGGCTCGCGACCGATGGAGCTCGTGCTCATGGCCTTAGCAGGGTGCACCGGCATGGACGTGGCCTCGATTCTCGAGAAGATGCGCGTGAAACTCGACGACTTTTGGATGGAATTGGAAGCCGATCAATCTGCTGAGCATCCCAAGGTCTTCACCGCTATCCACCTCAAGTACGTGTTTGTGGGCGACGATGTGCCTCGCGAAGCCGTGGATCGGGCCATCGAGCTGTCGCAGAGCACCTACTGCTCTGTGTCTGCCATGCTGCGCAAGGCGTGCGACATATCGACCGAAGTGGAGATTCGACAATCGAACAAGAACAGGAGGTAG
- the trxA gene encoding thioredoxin: MGKTVELTDSNFAAEVTDYKGLVLVDFWAEWCGPCRMVGPVVEKIAEDYAGRLKVGKLNVDLHGRAALSYGVTGIPTLILFKDGQVVDKIVGAVPEKELKKMVDRHLAPLAH; encoded by the coding sequence ATGGGAAAGACTGTAGAGCTGACCGACAGTAACTTTGCAGCTGAGGTGACCGATTACAAGGGACTCGTGCTGGTGGATTTTTGGGCCGAGTGGTGTGGTCCCTGCCGCATGGTGGGGCCGGTGGTGGAGAAGATTGCCGAGGATTATGCAGGCCGGCTCAAGGTGGGAAAACTCAATGTTGACCTCCACGGCAGGGCGGCCTTGAGCTACGGGGTTACGGGCATTCCGACTCTAATTCTGTTCAAAGATGGACAGGTGGTTGACAAGATCGTCGGTGCCGTGCCGGAAAAAGAGTTGAAGAAGATGGTGGATCGCCACCTCGCGCCTCTTGCTCATTGA
- a CDS encoding NPCBM/NEW2 domain-containing protein, with amino-acid sequence MLRYLSLALGLIGLVALSCSRRNPTNRAELTWPRPVPCRTADNANPELFVMTLGAVETPLADGIFYPEEDVVRLRDGTEIKDYFRQRHGITHYQPSDKSRFPLPPSGWCSWYFYYQEINAEEVRENAAWLGTHLKPFGARYCQIDDGWQGTGHGMGENRDWTTIDKRFPGGMDGLASFIKKQGLEPGLWLAPHGQSNAEVVKESGAFLLKPDGSSASDTWEGKYLVDPSTPKGHAYLENLFTTLRKWGYTYFKIDGQPIVIDEYRRKQQFMKNPTAGAPEELYRQTLRTIRQAIGPDTYLLGCWGIPLAGVGIMNGSRTGGDVVCDWRGFLTAVQATMRWYFLHNIAWYCDPDVMLLRPPLTLDMARAWATLQGLTGQALMASDRMPDLPPERVEILKRVFPAVDIRPLDLFPSQTNKPIWDLKVNHLGRQYDVVGLFNYDERNPVCLYLSWAELGLPEDGSMHVYDFWAEEYVGCWEKGIFVHLDPASCRVLTLVPAAEHPQLISTNRHITQGWVDLHELSYDSSRLVYSGKSEVVAGDRYELRFAFPRSGRTFRIKEAKAGNTTMEVRNHQGWATCSFTSPASQQVRWQVAFEPATCYSYPVESPRQLRARQTGLDCAEVSWNPVYSLNCGYLVSVNGELLGYTPLARVELRNLDLRATNAVSVATVWQDGTRSEEASIDLEGVLAVPEQVWLSEARPLRASSGWEAVQMDASVEGRNLSIAGRRFAKGIGTHAESDVVFRLGGSFSTLHGWVGVDDEVPKGRGSVVFAVFGDDRLLWRSSLMRGGQPPARMEVSVRGVHTLRLHVADGGDGIDYDHADWAELLVRR; translated from the coding sequence ATGCTCAGGTACTTGTCGCTTGCTTTGGGCCTTATTGGCCTGGTTGCTCTCTCGTGCTCGCGGCGCAATCCAACAAATAGGGCCGAGCTCACATGGCCCAGGCCGGTGCCATGTCGCACGGCCGACAATGCCAACCCGGAGCTCTTCGTGATGACCTTAGGGGCCGTGGAGACACCCCTTGCTGACGGCATTTTCTACCCCGAGGAGGATGTGGTACGGCTCAGAGATGGCACGGAAATCAAAGACTATTTCCGCCAACGGCACGGCATCACTCACTACCAGCCGTCGGACAAGAGCCGCTTCCCGCTGCCGCCCTCGGGGTGGTGCTCGTGGTACTTCTACTACCAGGAGATCAACGCCGAGGAAGTGCGGGAAAACGCCGCCTGGTTGGGCACGCACCTCAAGCCTTTTGGCGCGCGCTACTGCCAGATCGACGATGGCTGGCAGGGCACCGGCCACGGCATGGGCGAAAACCGCGACTGGACCACCATCGACAAGCGGTTCCCCGGAGGTATGGATGGGCTCGCCTCGTTCATCAAGAAACAAGGCTTGGAGCCCGGCCTTTGGCTGGCGCCGCACGGCCAGAGCAACGCGGAGGTCGTCAAGGAGTCCGGGGCATTCCTGCTGAAGCCCGACGGCAGCAGTGCTTCCGATACCTGGGAGGGCAAGTACCTGGTTGATCCCTCCACGCCAAAGGGACACGCGTATTTGGAGAATCTCTTTACCACACTGCGGAAATGGGGGTACACCTACTTCAAGATCGATGGGCAGCCGATCGTCATCGACGAGTACCGCAGGAAGCAGCAGTTCATGAAGAATCCGACGGCGGGCGCACCTGAGGAACTCTACCGCCAGACACTGCGCACCATCCGCCAGGCTATCGGTCCGGACACCTACCTGCTCGGCTGTTGGGGCATACCGCTGGCTGGGGTGGGCATCATGAACGGCTCGCGCACCGGGGGCGATGTGGTCTGCGACTGGCGCGGCTTCCTGACCGCCGTACAGGCCACGATGCGCTGGTATTTCCTGCACAACATCGCCTGGTACTGCGACCCGGACGTGATGCTCCTCCGTCCGCCACTCACCCTGGACATGGCGCGCGCCTGGGCGACGCTCCAGGGCTTGACCGGACAGGCACTCATGGCCAGCGACCGTATGCCGGACCTCCCGCCAGAGCGGGTGGAGATACTCAAGCGCGTCTTCCCGGCAGTCGACATCCGTCCTCTGGACCTTTTTCCCTCCCAGACCAACAAGCCGATTTGGGACCTCAAAGTGAACCATTTGGGGAGGCAGTACGACGTGGTAGGTCTTTTCAACTACGACGAGCGCAACCCGGTCTGCCTCTACCTTTCCTGGGCCGAGCTCGGCCTGCCGGAGGACGGCTCGATGCACGTGTACGACTTCTGGGCGGAGGAGTACGTGGGCTGCTGGGAGAAGGGGATTTTCGTTCACCTTGATCCAGCATCATGCCGTGTGCTCACCCTGGTCCCGGCAGCGGAACACCCGCAACTCATCTCGACCAATCGCCACATCACCCAGGGATGGGTCGACCTGCACGAACTGTCATACGACTCATCGAGGCTTGTCTACTCCGGGAAGAGTGAGGTGGTTGCGGGCGACCGTTACGAGCTCCGCTTTGCTTTCCCCAGGAGCGGGCGCACCTTCCGCATCAAGGAGGCAAAGGCGGGCAACACAACAATGGAAGTGCGCAACCACCAGGGGTGGGCAACCTGTTCTTTCACCAGCCCAGCCTCGCAGCAGGTGCGTTGGCAGGTGGCATTTGAGCCAGCAACGTGCTATTCCTACCCGGTAGAGAGCCCACGGCAATTGCGCGCCAGGCAGACAGGACTCGATTGCGCGGAGGTGAGCTGGAATCCTGTTTACAGCCTGAACTGCGGGTACCTTGTCTCTGTGAACGGTGAGCTCCTCGGCTACACGCCCCTCGCGCGCGTGGAGCTGCGGAACCTGGACCTGAGGGCGACAAACGCTGTCTCGGTGGCAACCGTCTGGCAGGACGGCACACGTAGCGAAGAGGCGAGCATCGACCTCGAGGGCGTTCTCGCGGTTCCAGAGCAGGTGTGGCTCTCAGAGGCTCGGCCCCTTCGCGCCTCTTCCGGCTGGGAAGCCGTGCAAATGGACGCCAGTGTGGAAGGGAGAAACCTTAGCATCGCCGGCCGAAGATTTGCCAAAGGGATCGGCACGCACGCCGAATCCGATGTCGTCTTTCGCCTCGGCGGCTCCTTCAGCACGCTGCACGGCTGGGTTGGTGTGGATGACGAGGTGCCCAAGGGGCGCGGTTCTGTGGTCTTTGCGGTATTCGGCGACGACCGGTTGCTCTGGCGCAGCAGCCTCATGCGCGGCGGTCAGCCGCCGGCGAGGATGGAAGTCTCAGTTCGCGGCGTGCACACCCTGCGCCTGCACGTGGCCGATGGCGGCGACGGCATCGACTATGACCATGCTGACTGGGCGGAACTCCTGGTGAGGCGGTAG
- a CDS encoding carbohydrate ABC transporter permease, translated as MRTRRSGTRGLFAAGQMPAHVVLLGAVAFTFLPFAVMILTSFKSIPQFYRDFWGLASPIHWANYLNGWQTVRPYLLNSILVSGASVAGVLMLSSITAYVFARFTFPGRNALFLALIAVLMVPSVLTLVPAFMVVRQLGLLNSHLALILPYVSGGQVFAIFLLRSCFEAIPRDLFDAATVDGSSELYIFWHVVLPLSRPMLSVVAIMNLLWTWNEFMWPFVTLNDARKFVLPVGLLAYNTSLYGCQYPALFAGYVIASLPLLVLFALTTKAFIRGMTSGALKC; from the coding sequence GTGAGGACGCGGCGTTCTGGCACACGAGGCCTCTTTGCCGCGGGGCAGATGCCGGCTCACGTGGTGCTTCTGGGGGCCGTGGCCTTTACCTTCTTGCCTTTCGCCGTAATGATCTTAACCTCGTTCAAGAGCATCCCGCAGTTCTATCGCGACTTCTGGGGGCTTGCCTCGCCGATACATTGGGCAAACTATCTGAACGGATGGCAAACAGTCAGGCCGTATCTTCTCAACAGCATTTTGGTGAGCGGGGCCTCTGTAGCCGGGGTGCTGATGCTGTCGTCCATCACCGCCTACGTGTTTGCTCGCTTCACATTTCCCGGCCGGAATGCTCTGTTCTTGGCTCTGATTGCGGTCCTCATGGTTCCGTCGGTGCTCACCTTGGTGCCGGCCTTCATGGTCGTTCGCCAATTGGGGCTACTCAACTCCCATCTGGCGCTCATTCTGCCGTATGTGAGCGGGGGACAGGTCTTTGCCATCTTCCTGTTGCGCTCCTGCTTCGAGGCCATTCCCCGTGACCTTTTTGACGCGGCCACGGTGGACGGTTCAAGCGAGTTGTACATCTTCTGGCATGTGGTGCTACCTTTGTCGCGGCCGATGCTGAGCGTGGTGGCCATCATGAATCTGCTCTGGACGTGGAACGAGTTCATGTGGCCCTTTGTCACACTCAACGACGCGCGCAAGTTTGTGCTCCCAGTGGGCCTGCTGGCCTACAACACATCGCTCTATGGGTGCCAGTACCCGGCGCTCTTTGCAGGCTATGTCATCGCCTCTCTCCCCTTGCTGGTGCTGTTCGCGCTCACGACCAAGGCTTTCATTAGGGGGATGACCAGTGGTGCCCTGAAGTGCTGA
- a CDS encoding corrinoid protein: MKVLQELSESIIRGKLADAERLTSQALAEGIPPAEILNKGLIAGMNVVGEKFKNNEFYVPEVLIAARAMKGAMAILRPKLVETGVKPIGRCVLGTVKGDLHDIGKNLVGMMLEGAGFEVIDLGVDVSPDKFVATAEERQAQVIGLSALLTTTMVNMKSVIAALQEHGARDRFKVIIGGAPVTQSYADEIGADGYAPDAASAVEVVKTMVA, from the coding sequence ATGAAGGTATTGCAAGAACTGAGCGAAAGCATCATTCGCGGCAAGCTGGCCGATGCCGAGCGGCTGACGAGTCAGGCACTCGCGGAGGGGATTCCTCCTGCCGAAATCCTTAACAAGGGCTTGATCGCTGGCATGAACGTAGTGGGGGAGAAATTCAAGAACAACGAGTTCTACGTGCCTGAGGTGCTGATCGCCGCCAGGGCGATGAAGGGAGCCATGGCCATCCTCAGACCGAAACTTGTGGAGACGGGCGTCAAACCCATTGGTCGCTGCGTGCTGGGAACGGTAAAGGGCGACTTGCACGATATTGGCAAGAACCTAGTAGGTATGATGCTCGAAGGCGCCGGCTTTGAGGTCATCGACCTTGGGGTGGATGTGAGCCCGGACAAATTCGTCGCAACGGCAGAAGAACGACAGGCTCAAGTCATCGGCCTCTCGGCCCTGCTGACCACCACCATGGTAAACATGAAGAGCGTGATTGCCGCCTTGCAAGAACATGGGGCCAGAGACCGCTTCAAGGTGATAATCGGCGGGGCGCCGGTTACCCAGAGCTACGCCGACGAGATTGGCGCTGACGGCTACGCCCCAGATGCCGCTTCCGCTGTGGAAGTGGTCAAGACAATGGTGGCCTGA
- a CDS encoding TlpA family protein disulfide reductase: MRKTVAARGVAVMALVLLTLGLPGGSGQAQQRRTKAYDFALKDLDGKVHRLSDYRGKVVIVDFWDTWCPPCRKEIPEFVELHKAYGDKGFAMIGVAGGRYGVEAVRSFVRQNRVPYVNLLASDEVYKGFGPIDAIPTTFVIDQQGYVYQKYVGYTPREVFERDIKKLLARTQSGKDER; encoded by the coding sequence ATGAGAAAGACTGTTGCCGCACGCGGGGTTGCCGTGATGGCGTTGGTGCTCTTGACGCTGGGGCTGCCGGGAGGGTCAGGGCAGGCGCAGCAGCGGAGGACCAAGGCCTACGACTTTGCCCTCAAGGATCTCGACGGCAAAGTTCACCGCCTCTCGGATTATCGCGGCAAGGTGGTGATTGTGGACTTTTGGGACACTTGGTGTCCCCCTTGCCGCAAGGAAATCCCTGAGTTCGTGGAACTGCACAAAGCCTACGGCGACAAGGGGTTTGCGATGATTGGCGTGGCCGGAGGCCGCTACGGTGTGGAGGCGGTGCGCTCTTTTGTCCGCCAGAACCGGGTGCCATATGTGAACCTCCTTGCCAGTGACGAGGTGTACAAAGGCTTCGGACCCATCGACGCGATCCCGACGACCTTTGTGATTGACCAACAGGGATACGTGTACCAGAAGTACGTTGGCTACACGCCCAGGGAAGTGTTCGAGCGAGACATCAAGAAGCTTCTTGCTCGAACGCAATCCGGGAAGGACGAGCGGTGA